One segment of Setaria viridis chromosome 4, Setaria_viridis_v4.0, whole genome shotgun sequence DNA contains the following:
- the LOC117853808 gene encoding protein arginine N-methyltransferase 7 isoform X2: MPSCLLLGVAPRPPPAALRLLLRRRMASSEPTRAFQLRLNPLTGDSEWLVVDEAEAEAPAPSHHKQLLAATSYLDMLNDAARNRAYRHAIEATVTDPTSRVLDIGAGTGLLSMMAARALAAVGGEGRGSVSACEAYLPMGKLTRRVLRANGMENKVKVFHKRSDELRVGAELDSRADILVSEILDSELLGEGLIPTLQHAHDELLVKNPKTVPYRAMTYGVLVESTFLWKMHDLHSSEANAEDGVWLTPSGTENILSVKPQQHAMQCDALADEIRLLSEPFKVFEFDFWKRPDSHRETKIEIKATADGHAHAIISWWVLQLDSAGSVFYSTAPRWVRQLSGVDLPQCVNGMKDWCDHWKQCVWFIQGTGAPAMKDQTLSLRASHDETSISYHLNMNDEVSSRSPKNDHLTLLPERIALYGDKAWRSALIGAVRNAMSGRSSPTCIVADDSVLLALIVSSLLPSSTVITMFPGLRDKGFNYLRAVADANNLSMDRIKVIGKKASSLTTNDLKHEKVNLVVGEPFYLGSEGMLPWQNLRFWNERTLLDPLLSEDAFIMPCKGILRLCAMSLPDLWRSRCSLKAVEGFDHLVVNDTFGACGDLPREQQGPCLPYYVWQSGYTKIKFAHDGICHGFAVWIDWVLDEENSTVISTGPESRYWKQGVQLLSRPVQVNPVSSVMHVEAHFDPDTAELVFNSMLS; the protein is encoded by the exons ATGCCGAGCTGCCTCCTCCTCGGAGTCgcgccacgcccaccgcccgccgctctccgcctgctcctccgccgccggatgGCCTCCTCCGAGCCCACCCGCGCTTTCCAGCTCCGCCTCAACCCGCTCACCGGCGACTCCGAGTGGCTCGTCgtcgacgaggcggaggcggaggcgcctGCGCCGAGCCACCACAAGcagctcctcgccgccacctcctaCCTCGACATGCTCAACGACGCCGCCCGCAACCGCGCCTACCGCCACGCCATCGAAGCCACAGTCACGGACCCCACCTCCCGCGTCCTCGACATCGG AGCTGGGACTGGGTTGCTGTCCATGATGGCAGCGCGAGCTTTGGCAGCTGTTGGAGGTGAAGGCAGGGGAAGCGTGTCGGCATGCGAGGCCTACCTTCCAATGGGCAAATTAACACGGAGGGTGCTCAGAGCCAATGGCATGGAAAACAAGGTCAAAGTCTTTCACAAGCGTTCAGATGAGCTCAGAGTTGGGGCTGAGCTTGATTCTCGAGCTGATATACTG GTAAGTGAAATTCTTGATTCTGAGCTCTTGGGTGAGGGCCTCATACCTACTCTACAGCACGCGCATGATGAGTTATTGGTGAAAAATCCGAAGACAGTTCCGTATCGAGCTATGACATATGGAGTG TTAGTTGAGAGCACATTCTTGTGGAAGATGCATGATCTGCACAGCAGTGAAGCAAATGCTGAAGATGGCGTGTGGCTTACTCCTAGCGGGACAGAAAATATTCTTTCTGTAAAGCCACAACAACATGCGATGCAATGTGATGCACTGGCAGATGAAATACGATTG CTGTCAGAACCCTTCAAAGTTTTTGAATTTGACTTTTGGAAACGACCAGATAGTCATCGTGAAACAAAGATCGAGATAAAAGCTACTGCTGATGGACATGCTCATGCTATTATTTCATG GTGGGTGCTTCAACTGGATTCTGCTGGATCAGTCTTTTACTCAACTGCTCCTAGATGGGTGAGACAATTGAGTGGTGTGGATTTACCACAATGTGTCAATG GCATGAAGGATTGGTGTGATCATTGGAAGCAGTGTGTCTGGTTTATACAAGGGACAGGGGCTCCTGCTATGAAAGATCAAACTCTTTCTTTGAGAGCTAGCCATGACGAAACTAGTATCTCATATCACTTGAATATGAATGATGAAGTAAGCAGTAGAAGCCCCAAAAATGACCATCTAACATTGTTGCCAGAAAGGATAGCACTTTATGGTGATAAAGCTTGGAGATCAGCATTGATAGGTGCAGTTAGAAATGCT ATGAGTGGAAGGTCTTCTCCAACCTGCATTGTGGCCGATGACAGCGTGCTCCTAGCTCTCATAGTTTCTTCTCTATTACCATCTTCAACAGTTATTACGATGTTTCCTGGTCTTAGGGACAAGGGTTTCAACTACCTTCGAGCTGTTGCGGATGCAAATAATTTATCCATGGACCGGATTAAAGTCATTGGTAAAAAAGCCTCATCCCTTACTACGAATGACTTAAAGCATGAAAAG GTTAATCTAGTAGTGGGGGAACCTTTCTACCTTGGAAGTGAAGGGATGCTGCCATGGCAAAATCTGCGTTTCTG GAATGAAAGAACTCTGCTTGATCCATTGCTATCTGAGGATGCATTCATCATGCCTTGTAAAGGAATATTAAGATTATGTGCCATGTCACTTCCG GACTTGTGGAGGAGCCGTTGCAGCCTCAAAGCTGTTGAGGGCTTTGATCACTTGGTTGTTAATGATACTTTTGGAGCCTGTGGTGATCTTCCTAGAGAGCAACAAGGCCCTTGCCTGCCATATTATGTGTGGCAAAGCGGTTATACCAAG ATCAAGTTTGCCCATGATGGAATATGCCATGGTTTCGCAGTTTGGATTGACTGGGTACTTGACGAGGAAAATTCGACTGTGATAAGCACCGGACCAG AGAGCAGATACTGGAAGCAAGGAGTGCAGCTGCTTAGCAGGCCTGTGCAAGTGAATCCAGTGAGTTCGGTGATGCATGTTGAGGCGCATTTTGATCCTGACACGGCGGAGCTTGTGTTTAACTCCATGCTTTCGTGA
- the LOC117853808 gene encoding protein arginine N-methyltransferase 7 isoform X1 yields the protein MPSCLLLGVAPRPPPAALRLLLRRRMASSEPTRAFQLRLNPLTGDSEWLVVDEAEAEAPAPSHHKQLLAATSYLDMLNDAARNRAYRHAIEATVTDPTSRVLDIGAGTGLLSMMAARALAAVGGEGRGSVSACEAYLPMGKLTRRVLRANGMENKVKVFHKRSDELRVGAELDSRADILVSEILDSELLGEGLIPTLQHAHDELLVKNPKTVPYRAMTYGVLVESTFLWKMHDLHSSEANAEDGVWLTPSGTENILSVKPQQHAMQCDALADEIRLLSEPFKVFEFDFWKRPDSHRETKIEIKATADGHAHAIISWWVLQLDSAGSVFYSTAPRWVRQLSGVDLPQCVNGMKDWCDHWKQCVWFIQGTGAPAMKDQTLSLRASHDETSISYHLNMNDEVSSRSPKNDHLTLLPERIALYGDKAWRSALIGAVRNAMSGRSSPTCIVADDSVLLALIVSSLLPSSTVITMFPGLRDKGFNYLRAVADANNLSMDRIKVIGKKASSLTTNDLKHEKVNLVVGEPFYLGSEGMLPWQNLRFWNERTLLDPLLSEDAFIMPCKGILRLCAMSLPDLWRSRCSLKAVEGFDHLVVNDTFGACGDLPREQQGPCLPYYVWQSGYTKKLSKVYSLMDFNFSEPIHSCFGKTKIKFAHDGICHGFAVWIDWVLDEENSTVISTGPESRYWKQGVQLLSRPVQVNPVSSVMHVEAHFDPDTAELVFNSMLS from the exons ATGCCGAGCTGCCTCCTCCTCGGAGTCgcgccacgcccaccgcccgccgctctccgcctgctcctccgccgccggatgGCCTCCTCCGAGCCCACCCGCGCTTTCCAGCTCCGCCTCAACCCGCTCACCGGCGACTCCGAGTGGCTCGTCgtcgacgaggcggaggcggaggcgcctGCGCCGAGCCACCACAAGcagctcctcgccgccacctcctaCCTCGACATGCTCAACGACGCCGCCCGCAACCGCGCCTACCGCCACGCCATCGAAGCCACAGTCACGGACCCCACCTCCCGCGTCCTCGACATCGG AGCTGGGACTGGGTTGCTGTCCATGATGGCAGCGCGAGCTTTGGCAGCTGTTGGAGGTGAAGGCAGGGGAAGCGTGTCGGCATGCGAGGCCTACCTTCCAATGGGCAAATTAACACGGAGGGTGCTCAGAGCCAATGGCATGGAAAACAAGGTCAAAGTCTTTCACAAGCGTTCAGATGAGCTCAGAGTTGGGGCTGAGCTTGATTCTCGAGCTGATATACTG GTAAGTGAAATTCTTGATTCTGAGCTCTTGGGTGAGGGCCTCATACCTACTCTACAGCACGCGCATGATGAGTTATTGGTGAAAAATCCGAAGACAGTTCCGTATCGAGCTATGACATATGGAGTG TTAGTTGAGAGCACATTCTTGTGGAAGATGCATGATCTGCACAGCAGTGAAGCAAATGCTGAAGATGGCGTGTGGCTTACTCCTAGCGGGACAGAAAATATTCTTTCTGTAAAGCCACAACAACATGCGATGCAATGTGATGCACTGGCAGATGAAATACGATTG CTGTCAGAACCCTTCAAAGTTTTTGAATTTGACTTTTGGAAACGACCAGATAGTCATCGTGAAACAAAGATCGAGATAAAAGCTACTGCTGATGGACATGCTCATGCTATTATTTCATG GTGGGTGCTTCAACTGGATTCTGCTGGATCAGTCTTTTACTCAACTGCTCCTAGATGGGTGAGACAATTGAGTGGTGTGGATTTACCACAATGTGTCAATG GCATGAAGGATTGGTGTGATCATTGGAAGCAGTGTGTCTGGTTTATACAAGGGACAGGGGCTCCTGCTATGAAAGATCAAACTCTTTCTTTGAGAGCTAGCCATGACGAAACTAGTATCTCATATCACTTGAATATGAATGATGAAGTAAGCAGTAGAAGCCCCAAAAATGACCATCTAACATTGTTGCCAGAAAGGATAGCACTTTATGGTGATAAAGCTTGGAGATCAGCATTGATAGGTGCAGTTAGAAATGCT ATGAGTGGAAGGTCTTCTCCAACCTGCATTGTGGCCGATGACAGCGTGCTCCTAGCTCTCATAGTTTCTTCTCTATTACCATCTTCAACAGTTATTACGATGTTTCCTGGTCTTAGGGACAAGGGTTTCAACTACCTTCGAGCTGTTGCGGATGCAAATAATTTATCCATGGACCGGATTAAAGTCATTGGTAAAAAAGCCTCATCCCTTACTACGAATGACTTAAAGCATGAAAAG GTTAATCTAGTAGTGGGGGAACCTTTCTACCTTGGAAGTGAAGGGATGCTGCCATGGCAAAATCTGCGTTTCTG GAATGAAAGAACTCTGCTTGATCCATTGCTATCTGAGGATGCATTCATCATGCCTTGTAAAGGAATATTAAGATTATGTGCCATGTCACTTCCG GACTTGTGGAGGAGCCGTTGCAGCCTCAAAGCTGTTGAGGGCTTTGATCACTTGGTTGTTAATGATACTTTTGGAGCCTGTGGTGATCTTCCTAGAGAGCAACAAGGCCCTTGCCTGCCATATTATGTGTGGCAAAGCGGTTATACCAAG AAATTAAGTAAAGTCTACTCTctcatggacttcaactttTCTGAGCCTATTCACTCTTGCTTTGGCAAAACAAAG ATCAAGTTTGCCCATGATGGAATATGCCATGGTTTCGCAGTTTGGATTGACTGGGTACTTGACGAGGAAAATTCGACTGTGATAAGCACCGGACCAG AGAGCAGATACTGGAAGCAAGGAGTGCAGCTGCTTAGCAGGCCTGTGCAAGTGAATCCAGTGAGTTCGGTGATGCATGTTGAGGCGCATTTTGATCCTGACACGGCGGAGCTTGTGTTTAACTCCATGCTTTCGTGA